The Faecalibacter bovis genome includes the window AAATCTTAAATACGAGTTTACGTGCAGATGAAGCACAATTAAATCAATTAGATATTTTAGATCGTTTAATGGTTTTAACGGTAAAACATCGCGTTCCGAAAGATCAATTAATAAAAATGAACGGCAAAGATTTATTAATTTATGCTTTAGAAAATGATATCATCAACAACAATCGTGTTGAAAAAATGGGAATTGGTGATATTGAAATAAATGGAGATATTGCATATGGTCAGTTTTTACAGGATAATAAAAACATTGCTTTATATTTAGGTTTTTCTTATGATCAATCGCAATGGAGATTGGATGTAACTTCTTTAGCAGAGCCTACAGGTTTTGCAATTAGAAAATTAGTTGAAATGCAAAATAAAGATGAGAATGAGGTAATTTTTATGATGATTGAAGCTTCTACTCCTAATCAAAAAATTTCAAAAGACATTTGGAAACCAATATTATAATTAATAAAAAAAGCCAACTCTAAAAGAGTTGGCTTTTTTTATTGAATCAATATACTAACTTGCTTTCGCAATTAAATATTGATATGCTTTAATTGCACCTTGCAAGGCATTATTTTGTTCATTTTCATCTATTAATTGATTATTCATATAATTGATAAATTCTTTCCAAATTGGTCCAATATCTTGGCCATAATGTCCAAAATAATTAAAACTTGCAGTTTCAAGTTCAGGGTATCTCTTCAATTGTTTAGCAATCACCATACCGCCCAGCATAGAACCTTCTATCACGTATAAAGCCCCAAGAGCTTCTGCACGATTACTTAACTGATTAATAACTCCTACTTCATTCGGAGTCAATTGTAATTCTTGTAAATCTTTTTCAATTAAATCTAATTTATTAAAATTGATTCTGTTTAATAAATCTTTATCAGCGTCATTTAAATATGAAAAAATCTCGTTTTCGTATGCTTTGATAAATTGATGATTAACCAATAGCATTTTATAGTAATTAGTTTGAGTAAAAGTTCCATCAAATAATTTATTTGATTCTAACTTTTGTTCAATCTCATCGTGAAATTGTTTCGTTTCTTTTTTTAATATATCAGTAACCATCATAATTCAATTCATATTTTTAAAGCATTAAATATACTTCATTAATTAAATTCTAATCTCAAATAATTTCATAAAAAAAACCTTCAGTAAAACTGAAGGTTTTCTATTTATAAAAAAGAATTGTATTATTCTACAATCGTTAATTCATCGATAATATTAGTCGCACCAGCGTATTTATCAACTACCCATAAAACGTAACGAATATCAACAGAAATTGTACGTTGTAATTTAGGATCAAAGATAACGTCACCAGCCATTGCTTCGATATTTCCATCGAAAGCTAAACCAATTAATTCACCTTTACCATTTAAAACTGGCGAACCAGAATTACCACCTGTAATATCGTTATTTGATAAGAAGTTAATTGGCATATAACCATTTTCATCAGCATAACGTCCATAATCTTTAGCAGCAGCTAATTCTAATAAACGTGATGGATTATCAAATTCAGGATCTCCTGTTTTTTGCTTCGCAACTAAACCTTCCATTGTCGTGTAGTAATTTGCAGGAGCATCAGGTTGACGATTTGGATTTAAACTTTTTGGTAAAGCTTGAATAGAACCGTAAGTTAAACGTAACGTTGAGTTTGCATCTGGATATAAAATATCTCCGATTTTAGACTCACGTAATCCTTTTACTAATAAACGGAAATTTTTAGCGTAAACCTCATCTAATTGTTTTTGTTCGTCTGTTTTTAAAGCTTGACGCTCTACTAAAGAAGAAGATAAAACATATAAGGGATCTTTCTTTAAAACTTCAACATCAGGAGAAATTAAAAAGTTTTTAACCTGTGCAGCATCAGCAAAGAAAGAACGAGAAACTGCTTGCTCTACATAAGCATTAAAGTTGTTTCCGTTTGATTTTGCTAACTCAGCAACATGTGTAGCTAAACCAGCTTCAGCACCTTTAGATGCATATAAATTTAATTGAGTAGCTAATACATCTTTTTCTAATGGTAAATTCATTTTACCATAGATTGCTTCAATCATCGCTTCAATTTGAGGCAACATTTCAGCGCGTTTTGCTTCATTCGCAGCCGCGTAATTTTCAATTGATTTACCTAAACGATAAGGAGCAGTTGCTAAAGCAGCTGAACGCATTAAAATTGCTAAATAATTATTGTGACGAGCATCTAAATTAGTTTTAGCGTAGTAATCATTTAAGTTTTTGATTACATCTCCATATTCAGCTTTATTAGCTTTTTTATTTGCCCATTTATTAAATTTAGCTTCTAATTTAGCTTTTTTCGCAACTGTTTGATGCTCTTTTAAAGCGACAATCATTCCGTCACGATTTTTCCAATAATTTGCTAAACCAGCAAATTTAGAAGCGT containing:
- a CDS encoding S46 family peptidase, producing MKKLLLSTLVAVLFFPMKLKADEGMWFLMFIERLNHRDMQKQGLQLTAEEIYSINNNSLKDAIVQFGGGCTAEIISDQGLVLTNHHCGYGNIAQLSTPENDHLTNGFWAKNKSEELKPDNLKVRFFVRMDDVSKRILGTVNDKMSEADREKAINKEIAKIEKENSENGKYVVSVRSFFQGNEYYYFVYQDYQDVRLVGTPPDMIGRFGGDTDNWEWPRHTGDFAMFRVYADKNGNPADYSTSNVPLKPKHHLPISLKGYKLNDFAMILGYPGRTNRWMPAQGVAQNIDYAYPAWVEASKVGMDQIKKHQNLNQKVNIDYASKFAGLANYWKNRDGMIVALKEHQTVAKKAKLEAKFNKWANKKANKAEYGDVIKNLNDYYAKTNLDARHNNYLAILMRSAALATAPYRLGKSIENYAAANEAKRAEMLPQIEAMIEAIYGKMNLPLEKDVLATQLNLYASKGAEAGLATHVAELAKSNGNNFNAYVEQAVSRSFFADAAQVKNFLISPDVEVLKKDPLYVLSSSLVERQALKTDEQKQLDEVYAKNFRLLVKGLRESKIGDILYPDANSTLRLTYGSIQALPKSLNPNRQPDAPANYYTTMEGLVAKQKTGDPEFDNPSRLLELAAAKDYGRYADENGYMPINFLSNNDITGGNSGSPVLNGKGELIGLAFDGNIEAMAGDVIFDPKLQRTISVDIRYVLWVVDKYAGATNIIDELTIVE
- a CDS encoding biliverdin-producing heme oxygenase: MMVTDILKKETKQFHDEIEQKLESNKLFDGTFTQTNYYKMLLVNHQFIKAYENEIFSYLNDADKDLLNRINFNKLDLIEKDLQELQLTPNEVGVINQLSNRAEALGALYVIEGSMLGGMVIAKQLKRYPELETASFNYFGHYGQDIGPIWKEFINYMNNQLIDENEQNNALQGAIKAYQYLIAKAS